The nucleotide sequence TGATTTATGCATGTAGGTGTGGGTGAAGTGACTTTGCAAAGATAATAAACATTTTACAAAATAGATGGAGGAggggtcagatgccgagcagttaccgtaccaagtgctgatgctctcgatggagcagctttttgaggatctgaggacccataccaaatcttttcagtctcctgagggggaataggttttgtcgtgccctcttcatggctgtcttagtgtgtttggaccatgttcgtTTATTGGTGATATTGACACTGAGGAACTTcaactgctccactgcagccccgtcgatgtgaatgtgggcggctcggtcctccttttcctgtagtccacaattctctcctttgtcttgatcacgttgagggagaggttgttgtcctggcaccacacggccaggtctctgacctccctataggctgtctcatcgtggtcggtgatcaggcctaccactgttgtgtcatcagcaaacgtaatgatggtgatgCCCATACAGGATATAGTGACTGTAGCAGTGAAAGTGATGAGACCAATACAGGATGTggtgactgtaggggtgatgagaccaATACAGGATGTggtgactgtaggggtgatgagaccaatacaggatgtagtgacagTAGGGGTGAcgagacccatacaggatgtggtgactgtaggggtgatgagacctatacaggatgtagtgactgtaggggtgatgagacccatacaggatgtagtgactgtaggggtgatgagacccatacaggatgtagtgactgtagcagTGTaggtgatgagacccatacaggataTTGTGAATGAGGAGcgatgagacccatacaggaagtagtgactgtaggggtgatgagacccatacaggatgtagtgactgtatggctgatgagacccatacaggatgtagtgactgtaggggtgatgagacccatacaggatgtagtgactgtagcagTGAAGgggatgagacccatacaggatgtagtgactgtaggggtgatgagacccatacaggatgtagtgaccgTAGGGGTGATGATAcctatacaggatgtagtgactgtagggggtgatgagacctatacaggatgtagtgactgtaggggtgatgagatCCATactggatgtagtgactgtaggggtgatgagacccatacaggatgtagtgactgtaggggtgatgagatCCATactggatgtagtgactgtaggggtgatgagacccatacaggatgtagtgactgtaggggtgatgagacccatacaggatgtagtgactgtaggggtgatgagacccatacaggatgtagtgactgtaggggtgatgagacctatacaggatgtagtgactgtagggctgatgagacccatacaggatgtagtgactgtagggctgATGAGACCCAttcaggatgtagtgactgtaggggtgatgagacccatacaggatgtagtgactgtagcagTGAAGgggatgagacccatacaggatgtagtgactgtaggggtgatgagacccatacaggatgtagtgaccgTAGGGGTGATGATAcctatacaggatgtagtgactgtaggggtgatgagaccaatacaggatgtagtgacagTAGGCGTGAcgagacccatacaggatgtggtgactgtaggggtgatgagacctatacaggatgtagtgactgtaggggtgatgagacccatacaggatgtagtgactgtaggggtgatgagacccatacaggatgtagtgactgtagcagTGTaggtgatgagacccatacaggataTTGTGAATGAGGAGcgatgagacccatacaggaagtagtgactgtaggggtgatgagacccatacaggatgtagtgactgtatggctgatgagacccatacaggatgtagtgactgtaggggtgatgagacccatacaggatgtagtgactgtagcagTGAAgggatgagacccatacaggatgtagtgactgtaggggtgatgagacccatacaggatgtagtgaccgTAGGGGTGATGATAcctatacaggatgtagtgactgtaggggtgatgagacctatacaggatgtagtgactgtaggggtgatgagatCCATactggatgtagtgactgtaggggtgatgagacccatacaggatgtagtgactgtaggggtgatgagatCCATactggatgtagtgactgtaggggtgatgagacccatacaggatgtagtgactgtaggggtgatgagacccatacaggatgtagtgactgtaggggtgatgagacccatacaggatgtagtgactgtaggggtgatgagacctatacaggatgtagtgactgtagggctgatgagacccatacaggatgtagtgactgtagggctgATGAGACCCAttcaggatgtagtgactgtaggggtgatgagacccatacaggatgtagtgactgtagcagTGAAGgggatgagacccatacaggatgtagtgactgtaggggtgatgagacccatacaggatgtagtgaccgTAGGGGTGATGATAcctatacaggatgtagtgactgtaggggtgatgagacctatacaggatgtagtgactgtaggggtgatgagatCCATactggatgtagtgactgtaggggtgatgagacccatacaggatgtagtgactgtaggggtgatgagatCCATactggatgtagtgactgtaggggtgatgagacccatacaggatgtagtgactgtaggggtgatgagacccatacaggatgtagtgactgtaggggtgatgagacccatacaggatgtagtgactgtagcagTGTaggtgatgagacccatacaggataTTGTGAATGAGGAGcgatgagacccatacaggaagtagtgactgtaggggtgatgagacccatacaggatgtagtgactgtatggctgatgagacccatacaggatgtagtgactgtaggggtgatgagacccatacaggatgtagtgactgtagcagTGAAGgggatgagacccatacaggatgtagtgactgtaggggtgatgagacccatacaggatgtagtgaccgTAGGGGTGATGATAcctatacaggatgtagtgactgtaggggtgatgagacctatacaggatgtagtgactgtaggggtgatgagatCCATactggatgtagtgactgtaggggtgatgagacccatacaggatgtagtgactgtaggggtgatgagatCCATactggatgtagtgactgtaggggtgatgagacccatacaggatgtagtgactgtaggggtgatgagacccatacaggatgtagtgactgtaggggtgatgagacccatacaggatgtagtgactgtaggggtgatgagacctatacaggatgtagtgactgtagggctgatgagacccatacaggatgtagtgactgtagggctgATGAGACCCAttcaggatgtagtgactgtaggggtgatgagacccatacaggatgtagtgactgtagcagTGAAgggatgagacccatacaggatgtagtgactgtaggggtgatgagacccatacaggatgtagtgaccgTAGGGGTGATGATAcctatacaggatgtagtgactgtaggggtgatgagaccaatacaggatgtagtgacagTAGGGGTGAcgagacccatacaggatgtggtgactgtaggggtgatgagacctatacaggatgtagtgactgtaggggtgatgagacccatacaggatgtagtgactgtaggggtgatgagacccatacaggatgtagtgactgtagcagTGTaggtgatgagacccatacaggataTTGTGAATGAGGAGcgatgagacccatacaggaagtagtgactgtaggggtgatgagacccatacaggatgtagtgactgtatggctgatgagacccatacaggatgtagtgactgtaggggtgatgagacccatacaggatgtagtgactgtagcagTGAAGgggatgagacccatacaggatgtagtgactgtaggggtgatgagacccatacaggatgtagtgaccgTAGGGGTGATGATAcctatacaggatgtagtgactgtaggggtgatgagacctatacaggatgtagtgactgtaggggtgatgagatCCATactggatgtagtgactgtaggggtgatgagacccatacaggatgtagtgactgtaggggtgatgagatCCATactggatgtagtgactgtaggggtgatgagacccatacaggatgtagtgactgtaggggtgatgagacccatacaggatgtagtgactgtaggggtgatgagacccatacaggatgtagtgactgtaggggtgatgagacctatacaggatgtagtgactgtagggctgatgagacccatacaggatgtagtgactgtagggctgATGAGACCCAttcaggatgtagtgactgtaggggtgatgagacccatacaggatgtagtgactgtagcagTGAAGgggatgagacccatacaggatgtagtgactgtaggggtgatgagacccatacaggatgtagtgaccgTAGGGGTGATGATAcctatacaggatgtagtgactgtaggggtgatgagacctatacaggatgtagtgactgtaggggtgatgagatCCATactggatgtagtgactgtaggggtgatgagacccatacaggatgtagtgactgtaggggtgatgagatCCATactggatgtagtgactgtaggggtgatgagacccatacaggatgtagtgactgtaggggtgatgagacccatacaggatgtagtgactgtaggggtgatgagacccatacaggatgtagtgactgtaggggtgatgagacctatacaggatgtagtgactgtagggctgatgagacccatacaggatgtagtgactgtagggctgATGAGACCCATTCAGGATGCAGGGACTGTAGGGCTGATGAtacccatacaggatgtagtgactgtaggggtgatgagacccatacaggatgtagtgactgtaggggtgatgagacccatacaggatgtagtgactgtaggggtgatgagacctatacaggatgtagtgactctaggggtgatgagacccatacaggatgtagtgactgtaggggtgatgagacccatgcaggatgtagtgactgtagggctgatgtgacccatacaggatgtagtgactgtagggctgatgagacccatacaggatgcagtgactgtaggggtgatgagacctatacaggatgtagtgactgtaggggtgatgagacctatacaggatgtagtgactgtagtggtgatgagacccatacaggatgtagtgactgtaggggtgatgagacccaCACAGGATGTtgtgactgtaggggtgatgagacccatacaggatgtagtgactgtaggggtgatgagacccatacaggatgtagtgactgtaggggtgatgagaccaatacaggatgtagtgactgtaggggtgatgtTATGTGTCTAATAATAAATACATTGGaccacatgttttcatgtctAATTAAAGTGGTTCTTGTCATGGGTCAGGGGTCACCTCTTACACATATCCTATTGCCTAACTGACTCCCCTCATCCCTTTCCCCCGTGTCGCCTCACCGCCTCGCCGCCTCTCCGCCCGCCGCCAAGCGAGACACGGCAGCCCGTCTGTCTCTGCTGCAGCTCGACTCAGCTTCCTCTTGGCTTACACTCCCTCGTCCTCCAGCCCTCCACCCCTCACCATCCGTCCTTACAACCCTTCATTCCAGACCTCGAGCATTCCACTCCTTCCCGttcacccctctacccctccacccctccaaccCCAGCAGTGCTCCACCCTCCTTCCTATCCCCCAACCCACGCCTCCGCCAGTCCATCCCTGTCtaaatcctccctccctccatcccacccgtCCTCTCCTTCCTAGCCCCAAACCCACCCCTCCGCCAGTCCATCCCCTTCtgaatcctccctccctcccgtatcCCCTCCTTCTCGTCCCCTCGCCCTCTTGCTGACACACAGGAAAAGGAAGGCAGGGAAGGTTGGCTCCTGCTCCCCTCCGACAGGGAACAGTGAGGCTATGGAAGGGGCCAGGGCACCACATCCTGTTTTAGACACACTGACATGAGAGAGCGAACCCCATGACCTCATGCTGCCTGTGGTTGGTCAGCAGGACTACAACCACAGAAAACCAAACTATGCCTCTCACAGTCTCCCTCTACCTATACTGTCAATGTATTGAGAATCAAGGCTGTAGGGACCGTAATCTATGGTAGGGACACTGTAGACTGGTGGTCTATTCTGTTTGTGAGGTAGACCACTCTACTGGATGTTGTACGGCTGTACAAAGACAGAAGAGTTGGCGACAACACGCATGTCTAATATGGAACCATTAGGGACACATGTAGAAACCAGAGTGACTGGACCAGAGAGGTATCTATCTGACCTCCAACATGTTTAGACCCCAGAGTGACTGGACCAGAGTGACTGGACCAGAGTGACTGGACCAGAGTGACTGGACCAGAGAGATATCTCTCTGACCCCCAACATGTTTAGACCCCAGAGTGACTGGACCAGAGAGATATCTATCTGACCTCCAACATGTTTAGACCCCAGAGTGATTGGACCAGAGTGACTGGACCAGAGTGACTGGACCAGAGAGATATCTATCTGACCTCCAACATGTTTAGACCCCAGAGTGACTGGACCAGAGAGATATCTATCTGACAGCCAACTCCATCATAAACCAGTCAATCACTAGATGAAGATGGATGTCCTCAACAACAATGTATTCAGGGTTTTGGACCAGGTGACTGGAGTGactggaccagagagagagagagagagagagagagagagagagagactggagagagacctcCAACAGAGAGTGAGACCAGAGTGACTggaccagagagatagagacagccaACTCCATCATAAACCAGTCAATCAGAGATAAGAGATGGATGACAACAATGtattcagggagagagagagagagagagagagagagagagagagagagagagagagagagagagagagagtcttggatAGCTATTGATATCAATCATCAATCATCAAGTCTTTCATGTCTCACAGTTTTACTGGAATATAGTGCCAGGgatgcatgctcacacacacacacacacacacacacacacacacacacacacacacacacacacacacacacaacagacacacttacccacacacacacacacacacacagacacacttacccacacagttacacacacacacacacacacagtcacacatcacacacacacacatgcttatgCACTAATGCCACCACAGATGGGCTATAAACTATAAACTGGaggaggagagcaacagagagtatcacacacacacacacacacacagacacacagttacacacacatacccacacacacacacacacacacacacacacacacacacacagtcacacatacccacacacacacacacacacacacacacacacacacacacacacacacagatacacagacacacacatgcacatacacacacgcacacacacacacacacacacacacacgctcacacacagacacacacacacacacacacacgcatgcacacacacacacacacacacgcacgcacacagacgcacgcatgcacacacacacacacacacaccaatcacgCTGGGTTCTTTTCTCACCAAaatcactcacaaacttctacagatgcacaatcgagagcatcctggcgggctgtatcaccgcctggtacggcaactgctccgcccacaaccgtaaggctctccagagggtagtgaggtctgcacaacgcatcactgggggcaaactacctgccctccaggacacctacaccacccgatgtcacaggaaggccataaagatcatcaaggacaacaaccacccgagccactgcctgttcaccccgctatcatccagaaggcgaggtcagtacaggtgcatcaaagcagggaccgagagactgaaaaacagcttctatctcaaggccagtagacggttaaacagccaccactaacattgagaggctgctgccaacacactgactcaactccagccgctttaataatgggaattgatgggaaatgatgtaaaatatatcactagccactttaaacaatgctaccttatataatgtttacataccctacattactcatctaatatgtatatactgtactcgataccatctactacaTCTTGCCTATGACGTTCTGTACCAtctctcattcatatatctttatgtacatattctttatccctttacacttgtgtgtataaggtagtagttgtggaattgttaggttagattactcgttggttattactgcattgtcggaactagaagcacaagcatttcgctacactcgcattaacatctgctaaccatgtgtatgtgacaaataacaatgtgatttgatttgaacagtgagagagaaaatgCATCAAGTATAAattggaagaagagagaggagagagcttcAGTACTGGGAAAATCCCTCTCTCAACCACATTAATTCatttccctcacttctctccctcaCGTCTGACTGATGGgcgcactcgcacacacacacacacacacacacacacacacacacacacacgcacgcacacacacacacacacacacacacacacacacacacacacacacacacacacacacacacacacacacacacactcgcacacacacacacacacacacacacacacacacacacacacacacacacacacacacacacacacacacacacacacacacacacacacacacacacacacacacacacacacacacacacacacacggttcaaCTTAAATTACACGTTACACATATTGTGACAGCAACGTAAACAGAGACACAACCACATACTGGACCAgaggaggaggctggtgggaagaactataggaggacgggctcattgcaAACAACGGAATGGAACACGTGGAACGGCACcagacacatcaaacacatgaaaccacatgtttgactctgttccattgattccattccaatcattacaatgagcccgtcctcctatagcttcgCCCACCGGCCTCCTCTGttgcacaccaacacacacacacacacacacaatgatgaaCTCTCaaaacacgcacaaacacactcgtcccgccacacacacaccaaagtatCCTTTCAAAAGCGTGTGTTTGTTAGTTTCCAGACGGGTGAGAGAATAAAACGGGCCGTTCGTTGTCATGGTTTCCACTGCGGGTGACTAGCCGAGGGTGATGTCGTGTTTGGATACGAAAACACCTCTTCCCCTCAACAtccttcctacacacacacacacacacacacacacacacacacacacacacacacacacacacacaccaccccaacATCCTGAACTTCAAcaggagtttcctggccattcACATTCCTGCTACTTTCTCATGTTATTCATTAAACTTTATACTTACTGCGTCTCGCAATGGACCTACCCTCCATTTCACAGCGACCCAACCACACCCTGGAGCTACCCTCCATTTCACAGCGACCCCACCACACCCTGGACCTACCCTCCATTTCAACGACCCCACCACACCCTGTACCTACCCTCCATTTCACAGCGACCCCACCACACCCTGGACCTACCCACCATTTCACAGCGACCCAACCACACCCTGGACCTACCCTCCATTTCACAGCGACGCCACCACACACTGGACCAACCCTCCATTTCACAGCGACCCCACCACACACTGGACCTACCCTCCATTTCACAGCGACCCCACCACACCCTGGACCTACCCTCCATTTCACAGCGACCCCACCACACACTGGACCAACCCTCCATTTCACAGCGACCCAACCACACACTGGACCTACCCTCCATTTCACAGCGATCCAGCCACACACTGGACCTACCCTCCATTTCACAGCGATCCAGCCACACCCTGGACCTACCCTCCATTTCAAAGCAACCCCACCACACACTGGACCTACCCTCCATTTCACAGCGACCCCACCACACCCTGGACCTACCCTCCATTTCATAGCGACCCCACCACACCCTGGACCTACCCTCCATTTCACAGCGACCCAACCACACACTGGACCTACCCTCCATTTCACAGCGACCCCACCACACACTGGACCTACCCTCCATTTCACAGCGACCCCACCACACCCTGGACCTACCCTCCATTTCTGGACCTACCCTCCATTTCACAGCGACCCCACCAAACACTGTTGCTTCCATGATCGCTatgaggacaacacacacacacacacatcccagcaGTTTGTTGGACCGTCCAAAGTGTGGTCATTGCCAGTTATGTCACCAAGAGATCCCTTGGAACGCagaaacacaatacacacaacatTAAGTACAGCCTAAATGCTGACAtaacaaatattttaaaaacgaGACACATTTTAACAGTTAGATCCTCGTAACTTATTAAGAAATCcaactctctttttctctaatcCAAAAGATAATTGAGTGTTAtggaaacaataaaaaaaaaaactacttctCTTTTGATctactttccttctctccctgagTAAAGAGAGAGCCGCGAGGCGAGAAACATTATATCtttctcccaaatggcaccttctTAATGAAACACTGTCGACAAGGACCCATAGAGAACCGGGCAACACTgtcgaccaggacccatagaaaacagggcaacactgtcgaccaggacccatagaaaacagggcaacactgtcgaccaggacccatagaaaacagggcaacactgtcgaccaggacccatagagaacagggcaacactgttgaccaggacccatagagaacgGGGGCAaaactgttgaccaggacccatagagaacggggcaacactgtcgaccagggcccatagaaaacagggcaacactgtcgaccaggacccatagagaacaGGGCAACACGGTCgaccaggacctatagagaaCAAGGCAACACTgtcgaccaggacccatagagaacaGGTCAACACTgtcgaccaggacccatagagaacagggcaacactgtcgaccaggacccatagaaaaCAGGGCAACACTGTCGACCTTGACCCATAGAGAACAGGGCAACACTGTCGATCAGGTCCCATAGAGAACAGGGCAACACTgtcgaccaggacccatagagaacaGGGCGACACTgtcgaccaggacccatagaaaacagggcaacactgtcgaccaggacccatagagaacaGGGCTACACTGTCGACCAGGAGCCATAGAAAACAGGGCAACACTGTCTACCAGGACACATAGAGAACAGGGCAACACTGTCAACCAGGACCCATACAGAACAGGGCAACAATgtcgaccaggacccatagagaacagggcaacactgtcgaccaggacccatagagaacagggcaacactgtcgaccaggacccatagagaacaGGGCAACACTGTCGACCAGGATCCATAGAGAACAGGGCAACACTgtcgaccaggacccatagaaaacagggcaacactgtcgaccaggacccatagagaacagggcaacactgtcgaccaggacccatagagaacaGGGCAACATTgtcgaccaggacccatagagaacagggcaacactgtcgaccaggacccatagagaacagggcaacactgttgaccaggacccatagagaacgGGGCaacactgttgaccaggacccatagagaacggggcaacactgtcgaccagggcccatagaaaacagggcaacactgtcgaccaggacccatagagaacaGGGCAACACGGTCgaccaggacctatagagaaCAAGGCAACACTgtcgaccaggacccatagagaacagggcaacactgtcgaccaggacccatagagaacaGGGCAACACGGTCgaccaggacctatagagaaCAAGGCAACACTgtcg is from Oncorhynchus tshawytscha isolate Ot180627B unplaced genomic scaffold, Otsh_v2.0 Un_contig_3312_pilon_pilon, whole genome shotgun sequence and encodes:
- the LOC121844315 gene encoding carboxypeptidase Y-like gives rise to the protein TQPHPGATLHFTATPPHPGPTLHFNDPTTPCTYPPFHSDPTTPWTYPPFHSDPTTPWTYPPFHSDATTHWTNPPFHSDPTTHWTYPPFHSDPTTPWTYPPFHSDPTTHWTNPPFHSDPTTHWTYPPFHSDPATHWTYPPFHSDPATPWTYPPFQSNPTTHWTYPPFHSDPTTPWTYPPFHSDPTTPWTYPPFHSDPTTHWTYPPFHSDPTTHWTYPPFHSDPTTPWTYPPFLDLPSISQRPHQTLLLP